AAGGAGCAAATTACCTTAGTATCTGACCCATCTTCTGCATTGGGTCCCGAGCCGGATAAAACAGGAACTCAATTTGAATTATGCTGGTCAAAATCATGGTTTTGAGACTGATAGGAAGCAATAGAAATTGGGAAGGGAGAGAGATTAACACTTTCCTGTAACCATTCAAGagtcaaaagaaaataggtAAGCCTAAAGCCAAGCCAGAACCCATAACAATGTGTCTCAAGACACTCAAACACACCATGTAAAAGGCATTGCTACTTGTTATTGGCAAATGTGATTGCCACGTCCAAAATATGGCTCCATGTCTATGGATTGTAACTCAAGCATGGAATATATAATTCCTATCCAACTGCAATGAAAACCTACCTTCGTCTTTTAGTTAAAGTTTATACTTTTGACTGCTCTGAAATGGAAGGAGTTAGGCAAGCCAAGGTGCTGCCAAACATTTCATGGGCACTTTcactaataatatatatttacatgctTTGATGTAATAGATGTCACTCTTTAGATGCATGAATTCTGCCTAACCGTATGCATGTTTGTTCCATAAATGAGAGGCTTCCAGCTCACAAATTTGAACCTTTTCAGGTCGTAGCCTAAATGACTTGGGAGCAAGCTTGTACATTGAGATAAGCATCAATGGAGAAGCCGCCAAGCCAGAGCACAGTCGGTGGTAAACCTATTACTACATTTGTGCAAACAGACACAAAGGCCTTTCGTGATGTCGTTCAGCGGTTAACAGGCTCATCAGAGGGTGATGCAGCAGAAGGAACAGCAGGAGCAGCAACAAAGATTGCAGGCATAAAGAGATCAACACCTAAACTCCATGAAAGAAGGCAGAACCTAAGGCCCAAGCTAGAGATAGTGAAGCCCCCTCTTAACTTCAAACCTAGTACATCGCCAACAACATCGGGTAATCACAGTCTTCTTCCAAGTCCTGCAGGAACCCCTTCGTTCATGTTCTCCCCTTCCACCATTTTATCAAAACTGTCAATCCAAGAACAGGAGAGCAGAGGAGAGTCAGCAATATCTGACTTAAATAACGAGGAAGAAGAGAAAGCCATTAAAGAGAGGCGATTTTACCTGCATCCATCACCACGGTCTAAACCTGGTTACACTGAACCAGAGTTGCTCGCCTTGTTTCCTTTAACATCCCCCCAAGCAAGTGACAAACACTAATTTGACAGTGCATATCCTCCCACTGGAAGAACTTTTTTCCATGCGAAGTAAAGGACGTCGTGTTAACTGTTACCATAAACAGATGTAATCGTTTTTGAAAAAGCACCAAGTACTGTAATGGTATTGTTCTGATAATTCTCAAGAGATCATTTTTCATCACAAACAAGCATGCGCGGTGACTCATGCGAGTGCAGAAATGACGACTAAGGTAtccatttttaaatataatgaaTGAGTAAAAGTGCAGGGGATTATGTGCCATTGGAAGCCTTCATCATATCTTCTTGAAGCATGCATGGTTAACTTTTCAGGATATCGCTGTGGTCTGCCCATAGGTTATTTTTCGCTATACAATCAGTGTCCATTTTACTCTCATTTTCCTGACCTTTTTGTTGAATGTCATCTGTGGTCTCATTGCTGAGGGATTGCAACCACTTAACAAAAATGACAGAAGAAATCTGAACTCTTTGACAAGTGTGTTTACTGGTAAATATTTCTAAAGGAAAGGATTGACACACTGAAATCTAGACTATAACTAAAAAATTGTAGTGTAatagttgaatatatatatatatatatatatatatatatatatataaccgaaatttcaacaaagtttcttttatatttttttttataccaagttatcgactcaatATTCTCAATCTATAAACATCAATCAAAATAATCATCCCATCATCTGAACCTTTAAAACTCAACCATATTATCAAATTCTCTTTTCCATATTCTATAAAACGATTATTTAAAGTCAATTAATTCATAGCATGCATTACATCATATATAA
The DNA window shown above is from Populus trichocarpa isolate Nisqually-1 chromosome 4, P.trichocarpa_v4.1, whole genome shotgun sequence and carries:
- the LOC7463014 gene encoding VQ motif-containing protein 31, which produces MEKPPSQSTVGGKPITTFVQTDTKAFRDVVQRLTGSSEGDAAEGTAGAATKIAGIKRSTPKLHERRQNLRPKLEIVKPPLNFKPSTSPTTSGNHSLLPSPAGTPSFMFSPSTILSKLSIQEQESRGESAISDLNNEEEEKAIKERRFYLHPSPRSKPGYTEPELLALFPLTSPQASDKH